The DNA sequence ACATCATCAAAAAGCATGAGCGCACGCGACCTGATAAAGAAGATGATCGTACGCGACACACCATTACGCTACGAGCCAATGCGGGACCGGTATTTCTTACCTACCGAGATACGCCGTCGATCGATCAACTCGTTGATCACGATGTCAACCAACGTCCGTTGTTTCATTTCAATGCCCCCGATGGAGTCACACACACTGTTTGGAGAGTCTCAGATACAAACGCCTATGTCACGGCTTTTGAACAGATTCCCTCCACCTATGTCGCTGATGGCCACCACCGTGCCGCCTCGGCAGCGCGTGCGGGTACTGAATTGGGGCAAAATAGACCAAGCAGCGACCAAGAGTGTGATTGGTTTCTGACCGTCTTATTTCCGGCCAGCCAACTGCAGATCTTGGCATACAACCGAGTTGTTGTGGACCTCAACCACCAACAGCCAGAAGTCCTACTGGAAGCCATTTCTCAGCTCGGCGAAGTACACCCAACGGAGAAGCCTCACCCGGCCGAGCATGGCTTGATCTGCTTTTACTTGGAAAGCCAATGGTATGAACTGAGATTTAATCCCGAGAGCATTGATACCAAGAACCCGATTAAAAGCCTTGATGTCGCTCTTTTGCAGGACCGAATATTAGAGCCATTACTCGATATAGAGGATCCACGTACCGACCAGAGAATTAAGTTCGTCGGTGGCCATCAGGCAACTGAAACAATGGCCAAAATGGTAGACCAAAGCCAAGGGAGTATCGCTTTCAGCCTCTACCCAACCAGTATCGAGCAGTTACTTGCCGTATCCGATGCGGATCTAATGATGCCTCCCAAATCTACTTGGTTTGAACCAAAGCTGAGAAGCGGTCTTTTTGTACACGCTTTAGATGATGAACTGAGTACTTGAACTCAAACAAGCAAGAAGCAACTAGTTACCATATACATCAACAAATCAGGTGTATTTAGGAATTGCACTCATGCCAACTACGAAGGATTCTTCCGCCACAACGTCCACTGTGAACACTTCACGGGCCTGCGTGCTGATCGCTGATAAATTTGAGACCACTGGCATCAACGCACTTGAACAGGCTGGCTGCCATGTGATCACTTCGCCAGATCTAGACCCCTCCACATTACCCAGTGCACTTGATGAAGCTGATCCTGACATTCTGATTGTTCGCTCAACAAAGGTCACTGAAGACGCAATAACAAATGCAAAACGACTCAGCCTCATTGTTCGGGCCGGCGCAGGCTATGACAATATTGACCTGAGTGCTGCATCAAATCGTGGGGTATTTGTCGCAAACTGCCCCGGTAAAAACGCCGTAGCTGTGGCCGAATTAGCTTGGGCGTTGATACTGAGTTGTGATCGCCGAGTACCCGATCAAACTGCTGATCTGCGTGCCGGGATATGGAAAAAATCTGATTATTCCAAAGCTGCTGGCCTGTATGGCAGAACCCTCGGCATTGTTGGACTCGGACGCATTGGCCTGGAAATTGCCGAACGGGGACGAGCCTTTGGCATGCGTACCCTCGCTTGGTCACGCAGCCTCACCCAAGAACAAGCAGATGCTGCCGGGGTCGTCTACTGCAGTACCTTAAACGATTTGGCCAAGATGTCAGATGTCATCAGTATCAATGTTGCCGGCAACGCAGAAACTTCGAACCTCATCGGCGAGGATTTCTTTCAAGCGATGCGATCCGGCGCTACCATTATTAATACGAGTCGCGGTAATGTCATCGATTCTGATGCAATGCAACGCGCTGTCAAAGAGAAAGGCATACGTGCCGGACTTGACGTTTTTGCCAACGAACCTGGTGCTGGAGGCAAAGACTTCAAGGATTCAATTGTCTCACTGCCCGGCGTCTATGGGACACATCATGTAGGCGCCTCAACAGATCAAGCTCAAATTGCAATCGCCAATGAAGCCGTTCGGGTGGTTTGCACCTACCTTGATCAAGGGGTCGTACCAAACAGCGTCAATCGTGCAGAATCCACTCCTGCGACAACACTGCTCACCGTCCGCCATCTCAATCGTCCGGGCGTATTGGCACACGTGTTCTACACGTTAGGACAAGCAGGTATTAACGTCGAAGAGATGGAGAATGTCATTTATGAGGGCGGCGAAGCCGCATGCGCTCGAATCCAGCTCGATGACTGCCCTGGCGATCAAGAACTGGACTCTTTACGTGGCAATGAACATATTCTCCAGGTCACTATTGGAAACCTCGGCCAACTCAATACCTGACAAATACTAAGCCAGCTCTAACACTTCGCAACTTTACTACTGCACAGGGAGTTCAATACATCATGCCAGTGGCTTCGAAAAAGCGGATCTTCAATTTTTCAGCTGGACCGGCCATCATTCCTGAACCGGTCATTGAGCAAGCTCAACATGATCTCTGGAATATCCAGGAATCTGGCATTGGCATTGTTGAACATAGCCATCGTGGCGATCACTTTCAACGCGTACTCACTGAAGCAGATATTGACTGTCGAAAACTAGCGAACATCAGTGATGACTACGCGATCGTGTTCCTACAGGGCGGAGCGACAACACAGTTTTCCATGATACCCATGAACTTTCTGCCCAAAGATGGCACCGCCGACTACCTTGATACAGGCGTGTGGGCTTCCAAAGCAATCAAAGATGCTCAACTATTCGGCAACGTCAACGTCGCCTTTGATGGCAGCAAATCTAAGTACCGTAAACTTCCGGAGTCAGGAACACTGAATCTCACTGAAGGCGCTGCTTATACACACTACTGTTCCAATAACACCATTTATGGAACAGAGTTTCATGCCACTCCAACTTCCAACACACCACTTATTGCAGACATGAGTAGTGATATCTTTAGCCGACAACTCGATATCAATAGTCATGCCATGATTTATGCAGGAGCACAAAAAAATCTTGGCCCAGCAGGAACGGTGCTTGTCATCATGCGCAAAGATCTTGCTGAACGCTGCGAACGAGAGATCCCCTCCATCTTTAGGTATGCAACACATGTAGACAAGGAGTCTTGCTTTAACACACCTCCCACCTTCGGCATCTATCTTATTGGACAGATTCTGAAATGGATTCTTAGGGAAGGTGGCTTACTGGCAATTGAACATCGAAATATCGCTAAAGCCAAAGTGATCTACGATGTCATTGATAACTCAGGTGGTTTTTATTCTGGCGTTTCAGATGAATCCTGCCGCTCAAATATGAACATCACCTTTCGAACACCCAACGACAAGACAGACGCCATGTTTCTTGACGATGCAAACAAACTACAGATGAGTGGACTCAAGGGACACCGTAGCGCCGGAGGTCTCCGCGCCTCGATCTATAATGCCTTTCCAAAGGAAGGGTGCGATGCCCTCGCTGAGTTCATGCAGATTTTTGCGAAGGCAAATGGCTAGGTCAACTCAATTGCCTATGTAGCTAAGATCTCTTGGCATAACTGCCCAGTCTGGCTGACATAAGACTGACCAAACAAATTGACATGATTGAGCACATGATAGAGCTGGTAAACCGCAAGTCGTGAATGCAATCGCGGCGACACCTCCTGCTCAGCGATATAGGCATCAATTACCGCTGCTGGGAAACCACCAAAAAGCTGCATCATGGCGATGTCGGCCCAGCCATCACCATACGAACAAGCTGGATCGATTACGACAACACCGCCATTGTTATTGATCACGACATTGCCAGACCAGAGATCTCCATGCAGCAAGGACACCTTTGGATGCGATGGTATGAATTGACTGAGTCGCTCAATGATCTCACTCACCATTTGATCTACGTCATTCGGAAGGTGCCTCCGGCGTC is a window from the Phycisphaerales bacterium genome containing:
- a CDS encoding DUF1015 family protein, which encodes MVRVKPFQAIHPKPNLASLVASVPYDVVTRSEAQALAQGNPHSFLHVIRPEIDLPDDVDLHDDSVYAKARSNLEQLLNDGVLIQDAEPGLFIYRQVQGDHIQTGVVCCCHVDDYRNNIIKKHERTRPDKEDDRTRHTITLRANAGPVFLTYRDTPSIDQLVDHDVNQRPLFHFNAPDGVTHTVWRVSDTNAYVTAFEQIPSTYVADGHHRAASAARAGTELGQNRPSSDQECDWFLTVLFPASQLQILAYNRVVVDLNHQQPEVLLEAISQLGEVHPTEKPHPAEHGLICFYLESQWYELRFNPESIDTKNPIKSLDVALLQDRILEPLLDIEDPRTDQRIKFVGGHQATETMAKMVDQSQGSIAFSLYPTSIEQLLAVSDADLMMPPKSTWFEPKLRSGLFVHALDDELST
- a CDS encoding 3-phosphoglycerate dehydrogenase family protein, yielding MPTTKDSSATTSTVNTSRACVLIADKFETTGINALEQAGCHVITSPDLDPSTLPSALDEADPDILIVRSTKVTEDAITNAKRLSLIVRAGAGYDNIDLSAASNRGVFVANCPGKNAVAVAELAWALILSCDRRVPDQTADLRAGIWKKSDYSKAAGLYGRTLGIVGLGRIGLEIAERGRAFGMRTLAWSRSLTQEQADAAGVVYCSTLNDLAKMSDVISINVAGNAETSNLIGEDFFQAMRSGATIINTSRGNVIDSDAMQRAVKEKGIRAGLDVFANEPGAGGKDFKDSIVSLPGVYGTHHVGASTDQAQIAIANEAVRVVCTYLDQGVVPNSVNRAESTPATTLLTVRHLNRPGVLAHVFYTLGQAGINVEEMENVIYEGGEAACARIQLDDCPGDQELDSLRGNEHILQVTIGNLGQLNT
- the serC gene encoding 3-phosphoserine/phosphohydroxythreonine transaminase, translating into MPVASKKRIFNFSAGPAIIPEPVIEQAQHDLWNIQESGIGIVEHSHRGDHFQRVLTEADIDCRKLANISDDYAIVFLQGGATTQFSMIPMNFLPKDGTADYLDTGVWASKAIKDAQLFGNVNVAFDGSKSKYRKLPESGTLNLTEGAAYTHYCSNNTIYGTEFHATPTSNTPLIADMSSDIFSRQLDINSHAMIYAGAQKNLGPAGTVLVIMRKDLAERCEREIPSIFRYATHVDKESCFNTPPTFGIYLIGQILKWILREGGLLAIEHRNIAKAKVIYDVIDNSGGFYSGVSDESCRSNMNITFRTPNDKTDAMFLDDANKLQMSGLKGHRSAGGLRASIYNAFPKEGCDALAEFMQIFAKANG